A single Brassica rapa cultivar Chiifu-401-42 chromosome A04, CAAS_Brap_v3.01, whole genome shotgun sequence DNA region contains:
- the LOC117133622 gene encoding protein TPX2-like isoform X4 gives MCTGKSSHTKSPPKYGKTSPTSSVLSLGSNGKRMNVAKAPAKENKKPLAFKLHSGERAVKRAMFNYSKQEEKLQKMIEEEEIRMLRKEMVPKAQLMPFFDRPFLPQRSSRPLTMPKEPSFGNVNSTCWTCVFNNQYYLYHIHHVHA, from the exons ATGTGTACTGGAAAATCATCACACACAAAATCCCCACCCAAG TATGGGAAAACAAGTCCAACTTCTTCTGTACTCTCCCTGGGTTCCAACGGTAAAAGAATG AATGTTGCAAAAGCACCagcaaaagagaacaaaaagcCTCTTGCGTTCAAGCTTCACTCTGGCGAGAGAGCAGTGAAACGTGCCATGTTCAACTATTCG aaacaagaagagaagTTGCAAAAG ATGATAGAAGAGGAAGAGATTCGTATGCTAAGAAAGGAAATGGTTCCGAAAGCTCAACTGATGCCTTTCTTCGACCGACCTTTCCTTCCACAGAG ATCAAGCAGACCGTTGACGATGCCAAAGGAACCAAGCTTTGGAAATGTTAACAGTACTTGTTGGACTTGTGTGTTCAACAACCAATACTATCTCTATCATATTCACCATGTTCATGCTTAA
- the LOC117133622 gene encoding uncharacterized protein LOC117133622 isoform X2, whose translation MCTGKSSHTKSPPKYGKTSPTSSVLSLGSNGKRMTKVELKDRAHDKTKAAASKNVAKAPAKENKKPLAFKLHSGERAVKRAMFNYSKQEEKLQKMIEEEEIRMLRKEMVPKAQLMPFFDRPFLPQRSSRPLTMPKEPSFGNVNSTCWTCVFNNQYYLYHIHHVHA comes from the exons ATGTGTACTGGAAAATCATCACACACAAAATCCCCACCCAAG TATGGGAAAACAAGTCCAACTTCTTCTGTACTCTCCCTGGGTTCCAACGGTAAAAGAATG ACCAAAGTGGAACTCAAAGACAGAGCGCATGACAAAACCAAGGCAGCCGCTTCTAAG AATGTTGCAAAAGCACCagcaaaagagaacaaaaagcCTCTTGCGTTCAAGCTTCACTCTGGCGAGAGAGCAGTGAAACGTGCCATGTTCAACTATTCG aaacaagaagagaagTTGCAAAAG ATGATAGAAGAGGAAGAGATTCGTATGCTAAGAAAGGAAATGGTTCCGAAAGCTCAACTGATGCCTTTCTTCGACCGACCTTTCCTTCCACAGAG ATCAAGCAGACCGTTGACGATGCCAAAGGAACCAAGCTTTGGAAATGTTAACAGTACTTGTTGGACTTGTGTGTTCAACAACCAATACTATCTCTATCATATTCACCATGTTCATGCTTAA
- the LOC117133622 gene encoding uncharacterized protein LOC117133622 isoform X1, which yields MCTGKSSHTKSPPKYGKTSPTSSVLSLGSNGKRMTKVELKDRAHDKTKAAASKNVAKAPAKENKKPLAFKLHSGERAVKRAMFNYSVATNYYITRLQKKQEEKLQKMIEEEEIRMLRKEMVPKAQLMPFFDRPFLPQRSSRPLTMPKEPSFGNVNSTCWTCVFNNQYYLYHIHHVHA from the exons ATGTGTACTGGAAAATCATCACACACAAAATCCCCACCCAAG TATGGGAAAACAAGTCCAACTTCTTCTGTACTCTCCCTGGGTTCCAACGGTAAAAGAATG ACCAAAGTGGAACTCAAAGACAGAGCGCATGACAAAACCAAGGCAGCCGCTTCTAAG AATGTTGCAAAAGCACCagcaaaagagaacaaaaagcCTCTTGCGTTCAAGCTTCACTCTGGCGAGAGAGCAGTGAAACGTGCCATGTTCAACTATTCG GTTGCAACTAATTACTATATCACGAGACTGcaaaagaaacaagaagagaagTTGCAAAAG ATGATAGAAGAGGAAGAGATTCGTATGCTAAGAAAGGAAATGGTTCCGAAAGCTCAACTGATGCCTTTCTTCGACCGACCTTTCCTTCCACAGAG ATCAAGCAGACCGTTGACGATGCCAAAGGAACCAAGCTTTGGAAATGTTAACAGTACTTGTTGGACTTGTGTGTTCAACAACCAATACTATCTCTATCATATTCACCATGTTCATGCTTAA
- the LOC117133622 gene encoding protein TPX2-like isoform X3 yields MCTGKSSHTKSPPKYGKTSPTSSVLSLGSNGKRMNVAKAPAKENKKPLAFKLHSGERAVKRAMFNYSVATNYYITRLQKKQEEKLQKMIEEEEIRMLRKEMVPKAQLMPFFDRPFLPQRSSRPLTMPKEPSFGNVNSTCWTCVFNNQYYLYHIHHVHA; encoded by the exons ATGTGTACTGGAAAATCATCACACACAAAATCCCCACCCAAG TATGGGAAAACAAGTCCAACTTCTTCTGTACTCTCCCTGGGTTCCAACGGTAAAAGAATG AATGTTGCAAAAGCACCagcaaaagagaacaaaaagcCTCTTGCGTTCAAGCTTCACTCTGGCGAGAGAGCAGTGAAACGTGCCATGTTCAACTATTCG GTTGCAACTAATTACTATATCACGAGACTGcaaaagaaacaagaagagaagTTGCAAAAG ATGATAGAAGAGGAAGAGATTCGTATGCTAAGAAAGGAAATGGTTCCGAAAGCTCAACTGATGCCTTTCTTCGACCGACCTTTCCTTCCACAGAG ATCAAGCAGACCGTTGACGATGCCAAAGGAACCAAGCTTTGGAAATGTTAACAGTACTTGTTGGACTTGTGTGTTCAACAACCAATACTATCTCTATCATATTCACCATGTTCATGCTTAA
- the LOC117133622 gene encoding protein TPX2-like isoform X5 — protein MTKVELKDRAHDKTKAAASKNVAKAPAKENKKPLAFKLHSGERAVKRAMFNYSVATNYYITRLQKKQEEKLQKMIEEEEIRMLRKEMVPKAQLMPFFDRPFLPQRSSRPLTMPKEPSFGNVNSTCWTCVFNNQYYLYHIHHVHA, from the exons ATG ACCAAAGTGGAACTCAAAGACAGAGCGCATGACAAAACCAAGGCAGCCGCTTCTAAG AATGTTGCAAAAGCACCagcaaaagagaacaaaaagcCTCTTGCGTTCAAGCTTCACTCTGGCGAGAGAGCAGTGAAACGTGCCATGTTCAACTATTCG GTTGCAACTAATTACTATATCACGAGACTGcaaaagaaacaagaagagaagTTGCAAAAG ATGATAGAAGAGGAAGAGATTCGTATGCTAAGAAAGGAAATGGTTCCGAAAGCTCAACTGATGCCTTTCTTCGACCGACCTTTCCTTCCACAGAG ATCAAGCAGACCGTTGACGATGCCAAAGGAACCAAGCTTTGGAAATGTTAACAGTACTTGTTGGACTTGTGTGTTCAACAACCAATACTATCTCTATCATATTCACCATGTTCATGCTTAA
- the LOC117133623 gene encoding uncharacterized protein LOC117133623, which translates to MAAPQISLSELRRGRCARIVVTRLLRFWEARNAKKGGELMGLDMLLLDDQSSLIQASVSVHRLNTFRELLREGAMYELSGFDVTRSSNHFKLCDFVVSIRLNEFTKMVEVAAVDNPIPTELFRFRTLEELMALANTNVHLPDIIGEVSDIRTTYNDHAQTTQRVMVTIKVYNDATVCVSVFDSVAELLHKRLEAGVVQPRVMVATNINPKFVGGRLYLNAISGTHFYFDVTASRTLF; encoded by the exons ATGGCTGCTCCCCAGATCTCCCTTTCCGAGTTGAGGCGAGGACGTTGTGCTCGGATCGTTGTGACACGCCTGCTCCGATTTTGGGAAGCTAGGAATGCTAAGAAGGGCGGTGAACTAATGGGTCTCGATATGCTTCTGTTGGATGATCAg TCTTCTCTTATCCAAGCATCTGTTTCTGTCCATCGGCTTAACACATTCCGAGAACTTCTACGTGAAGGAGCTATGTATGAGCTTAGTGGATTTGATGTGACTAGAAGCAGCAATCATTTCAAGCTTTGTGATTTTGTTGTGTCTATCCGGCTGAACGAGTTTACAAAGATGGTTGAAGTGGCCGCAGTTGATAATCCGATCCCTACTGAGCTGTTCAGGTTCCGAACTCTTGAGGAACTCATGGCGTTAGCTAACACTAACGTTCATCTTCCAG ACATCATTGGTGAGGTTTCTGATATCAGGACAACGTACAATGATCACGCTCAGACAACTCAGCGAGTGATGGTTACTATCAAAGTATATAA CGATGCAACTGTGTGCGTCAGTGTTTTCGACAGTGTAGCTGAGCTACTCCACAAGAGGCTGGAGGCTGGTGTTGTCCAACCTAGAGTGATGGTGGCTACGAACATCAATCCTAAGTTTGTAGGAG GTCGACTTTATCTCAATGCTATCTCTGGgactcatttttattttgacgTGACGGCAAGCCGGACTCTATTTTGA